Within Larus michahellis chromosome 22, bLarMic1.1, whole genome shotgun sequence, the genomic segment CACTAGTTGATAACGAGTCGACTGGGGAGGAGCTGTAACGTGTtgtgccccccccttcccccttagTTTTATCGTGCCTGGAGTTTAAGATTGAGCTCTGTTTTCTTCTAATAAATGCTGCGATCTTTTCACACAGTTTTTGCCCAACAAGATCGGCGCTTTCGCTTGTCCCGCTGGAAATGCGTCCTGTGCTCTCAATTACAGCCCGGGTAAGGCATCGTTTTCTGCCCTGGAGTGTCATTTTTTTTGGCtgttccctccccagcagcttgAGGAGGAAGATGTGGCTCTTGACTGACCGCTGCCgtgttttttccctgcagaaatccCCTGCCCCGAGAGCTACCGGGCAGTGGGGGAGCCTCGAGCCTTTGGCTCCAGCGCCAACGGGCAGTGGAGGGGTTTGGTTCCCTCTCTGGGCTCCGTCCCGCAGAAGCCGAGGGTGAGCCGAGGCTCTTACCTTGATGCCCGCAAAAACCCCAGGTGCGTTCAGCTCCCCTTCGCATTCAGCCCTCCCCGCAGAGCCCCGGGGAGGGGCTTCAGGTGGGGATTTTACCCGCACAAACCACTGGTATTGATACAGAGTGAATTCGGGGTGGAAATAGTCGAGTGGGTTGAGGTTGGTCAGGTCTGTAGGTGCCTTTCGCTGTTTATAAACCTCCCGGTGGCAAAGGTGCTTCGTGAAGGGCGTGAGTGCTGATTTTTAGAGGGCAGAGCATGATGTAACCTGCCTCTTGCGGAAGCTGGTGGTGTAACGGATCGGTTTTGAGTGTATCGGCAGTGGTGGGATGAGAACAGGAACATCGTTACACCGCTGGGATATGGGGGAGAAATAACACCACGTCATTTTGTGATGAAGACGTGCTGGTTCGTgcagggggtgctgggtgcaggagcTGTTTTTGCAGCTGGTATAATCTCGTGTGGCTTCAGACCTTTCCAAACCGGGTCAAGTCTTTGTTTCTCCTGAAAAATCCCCGCGGCGGCCAGCGCTCGTTTGCAaagagggaaaattaatttcaagaagAGAAACGCCAAATCGCCCCATgtgtttttgtggtgtgtttttttttggttttttttttttacgggcTGTTGGGTGAGCCCGAGCGTGGGAGTGAGGAGAAGGAAGGCGAGGGAGGGCATCGGCTGCTGGCGATAAATACAGATGCGGAGAGCGGTGTCTCAGGGCCAGGTTCAGCCATTTTGTGGTGCGGGGATGGAAGCgggagctggtggagctggcGGGAAGGTCTCTCTGGCCGGGGGTTTCCAGGCGGTGGCTCCTCGGCCTCGCAGTGCCACCTGGTGGCATCGGTTTGGCCGCACGGGCCTCGGGAATGGTTTCGGATCAAGCTGATGGAGAGCCAGACTTCAGCTTTGAGATCGTCCTAAAAACggaaataaaatactaattttcgATCGCATTTGGACAACCTGCCTCTTGGCAGGGTGTGGGGATGGGAGAGAATGAGGTTATGGACAGAAACAAGCATGGAATCAAATAAAAGTGTGTGTTTCTTTCCTCGCAGTGGGACGTCCAACAGTTTTGTAGGAAAATCAAACCACCATTGCCATGCGTCGGCTTTTCCCATCAAACCGGCTCAGAGTCCTTCCTGGAGCGGGCCGTGTCGCCGCAGCCTGCTTAGCCCCAAGAAAACTCCCCGGCGGTTCATCAGCACGGCCGAAGAGGTAAAGAAAAGGCCGGGAGACCGTTTGGGGGGTGGTTATTTCTGAGGAGATCCCTTTGGAGCATCGCAAAGCGCTTGAGGCGGCTCTATCCGACTTGTCTAGCTCTGGATTCGCTCCTTCTCCTGGGCAGAAACTGGTTTCCGCTCTGCTGACGTCCAGACTTCAACTGCGGTTGGTCTGGTCGAGACTGATGGTTGAACTCTTCAAGGCTCCTGGATGTGCCTTTACCCTTAAAATCTCCACTTCCGTGTTTGTCTGCTCACTCTTCGCGGTGTCGGTGCTGAAATCGCGTTGGCTAGACGTACCTGGTTATTTCCCCGCAGACTGTTCGAGAGGAAGAGCGAGAGATCTACAGGCAGTTGCTTCAGATGGTCACAGGAAAACAATTTTCCACGTCCAAGCCCTCTTCGCTGTTCCCCTTCCACCTGTGAGTATGCGAAATGCTCTGCCCCAGCCGACAGCCCCCACCACATGGTCGCTGGGAACTTACTCTCTGTCCTCCCTAGATCCAGGTGTTCAAATTCCAGCAAAACCGTAGTGAAAGAAACTCCCAGCAAGAACTCGAAGCTGTTTGAAGCTCCCAGCCTCGCACCAGCCAGCTCAGCAGCCAGCGTCCTCCGAGCGCAGGAGCAGCCCTCGCACAAACCCTCGCTCTACTCCCCCCCCGCCTATCCCTCCGGTGTCTTTCAGTCCAGTAACTCCACAGCCCAGCATCAGCAAGAAAATCTACCAGCATCTAACGCGCAgtctgaaggtaaaaaaaaaaacaaaacaacaaaaacccagccagacccaaaacaaaacccccaaacctggcAATCGACTTAAATGTATGTGGCAAACCCGCTCTTTCCCTCCCCGCCCTGTATTTGGACTCTTGGCGGCGGttgcgggagtgggcagtaatTGTGAGGATAACGACATTCCATAAAATTTACTGTCTTTAGGATCGGACTCTGTCATTTTGCTCAAAGTAAAGGATTCCAGAACCCCAGCACCAAGGTAAGAGGCTGTAAAAAGGTATCTGGAGGAAGGGGTGGGTTATATTCGCTTTTTTAATTCTGCGGAGAGGTTAAAATGCGGAGTAAAAGGTGACCAGCGGCTTTCTGAATGTCTCGTGAACGAGAGACCGCTTTGCTGTAGTTACAGGAACTCGAGTGGGATTTATCAAACCTCTTTTCTTGAGACCTGGCCGCAGTTGAGACCCGCTGGCAGATGTGTCCGTAACCCTTTTTGCTCTGGCAACCAGGATGCCCTCGGACAATACTTACAAATCACTTTTCCAGCAATTGCTTACTCTGTGTGCAAAGAGCAACACTTAAcacctctcctttctccccctttctAGCCTCCCGTTCTTCCAAGCAGAGCTATGGATCAAAGAACTGTAAGTAcatgttttctgctctgtttttctctcGTGGGTGTTCACCTGTAGAAACGAAACCCTGATTTGTTCACGGAAACTCTGCTTTTCAGGACCAGCGTCTACGATTCACGAGCGCGGGAGAGGTGGCGGCAAATCGAAGAGCAGAAAGCACTGGCCTTACAGCTGCAAAGCCAGGTAACGGCGAGCGGTTACTAAAAGAACAGCCTTTGCAAGTTTGAATGTTAAAccacagagcagaaagcaaattggaaatggaaaaatgacagaaatccACTCCTGCGGGGTCTGGTGTCTTCCCCTTCCCGTGGCCAGGATAGATGCTCCCCCTCCGTGCCCTTTTCTGCATCTCCTGGAGCAATTGTTCCTCCGTAGCTCCCTCGAAGCCCCGGGGAGGTGACTCCCTTGGCCACCACTTAAATGTGAAGGTCTCTCCTCCagcggctgcaggagcaggaacacTCGGTGCAGGATCTGGTGGATTTAAATCTTCGAGTACCCCTCGAGAAGGAGATCCCTGTCACGGTGGTTCCGGAAGAAAAGGAGGACGCTAAATCAGCTGATGGCGAAGAGGAGTTCCCCGAAATCACCGAGGTAAATCCGCTTGGATCTAGGCTACACAACAGACGCTTGTGTGTATGAAAGCTCTAAATACGGATGCGATTTCCTGAAATCCGTGTGTAGAAAGTGTTCCCTTTTGCCGTGTACATTTTGTAGCAAGTTCATCCTTTGAGGAGCAAAGAATAAACCTGGGTTTGAGTCCAGCCTCGGTGACGGGAAGAGCAGGAGCTCTCCCTTCCCATGCTCTCTGTGCCTTCCCTGtaggaaatggaaaaggaaataaagaacgTGTTCCGAGGTGGGAACCAGGACGAGGTCCTCAGTGAAGCTTTTCGGTTAACAATCACTCGGAAAGACATTCAGACCCTCAACAATCTGAACTGGCTCAACGATGAGGTGAGGAGTCTGCCTTGGGCTGTTGAGGTGTTTTTCGTTGGCGATTTAAAGTAAGTTAAAGTGAAGAAACGTGTCTGCCTTCTCCGTGCTGAAAGAAATCAGAGTGGATGGTCGGTGTGGGCTGCACTTCACGCTCTGGAGCAGTTAATCTGTGGAGAGACCCCTGTGTAGACCAGGCGTTCGAAGAAATAGTAATGCTGGGGTGAGCGGGACTGACCGTGGGCACGAGCAGGGAGAAAAGCCAAAAACATATAGAAGACTGCGTTCCTAAATCTTTCTGGATTTTTGAAGGCTTTAAGGCTGTTGAGCTGGTGTAAATCCCCCCAGGGACAGGTTGTCAGAGGGACAGGTGGAGGCAAAACCAATTTCTTACCGAATTTTGCAGAGGGGCAGAGCACCTTGTGGAGAAGCGTCAACACTCTAACGTGGcctggatgcttttttttctttcccagataaTTAATTTCTACATGAATTTGTTGATGGAGCGGAGCAAAGAGAAGGGCTTGCCGGCAGTTCATGCGTTCAATACTTTCTTCTTTACCAAATTAAAAACGGCGGGGTACCAAGCCGTGAAACGGTGGACTAAGAAAGTGGATGTCTTCTCTGTGGATCTCCTCTTGGTGCCTATTCATCTGGGAGTGCACTGGTGCCTGGCCGTGAGTGCTTTAGTGATTCCCGGTAGAGCATCCTATAAACCCACCCGGCTAAGGCTAAAATATCGTGGCTTTTGAGTGATGCAGTTGTGTTtgcacggggccgggggggaaaaaTTGTGTTTGTGGCTAAAACCAAAGCCTAGGGGGAGTAAAAAGGTAGCTGCAACTTTTTGGTGTGTTTctagtctttaaaataaaaaagatggcTGCGAAGGTCACGTTAGGCTAGCTTATTCTCCGGAGAAAGGTCTCCTTTCCACGTTCCCACAAACTCGCCTTTAGAGACGTTGCCACGAGATTTAGACGACAGATACCGCagctttctctgcctcctgcccctgaTTTCTTCTGTCCCTTCTCTTGGCTGCGGTAACAGACAGCGCGTGGCCTTTGAGCCCGCGTCAGCCTCCGCGGCTCAAAGCCCTCGGAGCGCTGTGAAGCTGCGCTCAGAAGGGCCGGGCGGTGGGGTGGAAATGGGgcctgggacccccaaaaaacACCTGGGGGGACTCGTGTCTTCAGCTGCTCAGTTACACACACGTCAGGCGAAGCAACGCCTTTGTAAACCGATCTGTCTGCGGCTTTAACAATAAGGATAACAGAGTGCTCTTGTGTTTTACCCCATTTAGAGATTCAGGTGGTTAAAGAACACAGCAGCAAgtgggggagggctggggagggctgtacCGAGGGTGGTAGAAACCCTCTGACATCCTGAAATGGTCTAAATTGGCTTCTTCCTATCGGCAGAGCCTGTGTCCTGGCCAAGGGATGAGCTCCTCGTGTTGTGTGTTATTAACTGACCTCTCTCTGTGTAGGTTGtagacttcaggaaaaaaaccatcacCTATTACGACTCCATGGGTGGAATCAACAGCGAGGCCTGCAGGATACTGTTGTGAGTAACGCGTGTTTGAGTCgtgcctgtttaaaaaaatcgAACAGCCTCTTGTCTTCCTCTGGAAGAGACAACCCTTCCGTGGGGACGGCCCCGTTCAGGGTCCTGAAAGGAGGATTCCGAGGAACATCCTGGTTTTCATGCTTCGTGTTTCACCACACGTTGCTGTTGCTGCCGCTGGGCTGCGAGGGAGTCCTGTGCCGATGCCCCGTCTCCGCCTCTTCCCAAGAAGATCTGTCAGTCAGGCTGGTGTTATCTCTGTGGGCATAGACAGGTTCCAGACCCGCGCTGTTCAGGATGTCAGGCTTTTTACCGGCCTTAGAGAGTCATCTTGGGCATCATCTTGAGGAGGAAAATGGCTTCTTGGACCCTGAGGGATGGGAGTCCTTCCTGTGTCCTGCAGCCGCTTGAAGAAATGGCATCTCCTGGCCCCTTTCTCCGGTGGGAGCTTCTCCTGCCCGTGGCGCAGCTCAGCTCGGTCGCTTGGCCCTTTCTTTCAAGAGGGAGATTCTGGAGAGCGCGGTGGGTGCGGGAGTGCCTCTTGCATCAGGCCCTGGATAAAGGTTCGCGCGGATCTCTTCTGTACGGAGTTCCTGCAGGGCGTTACGGGCCGTGTCTCCAAACCAGAGCTGGGTGAACGTCGTTCTTCCCGGTTCAAACCGCAGAGAGGGGCTTGGCTTTCCCACCCCGAGCGATGCTCCGGGAGGGAGTGGAGCCGGCTGCCTGCTCCGGGCTCTTGTAGAATACAGGTGCTTGCATGACAAATCCACAACTCTCTTCCCATATTTGGAAGCCGCTCCTGAATGGAGCGTGATTAAAAATGAGCTACTCCTTGGGctaggggtggaaaaaaaaacaacccaaacctctTTTGGAAGGTCTCTAGTCACGTAGGGGCGTCAGGCTCGATGCAAATCTGATTGCGAAGTGATTTACAAAACGCAGTCGGTCGCCAGCTCCTCTGTCGCTCCCAGGTTGACCCTGGGTCGGCCGTCGGTTCTGTTTCTCGTCTCGGCTTCGTTCTGACGCTGATTTGGGAATTTGATCCCGAGTCTTCTGGCATGAGGTTGAGCATGTCAGCGGAGGTGTCACTCATTCAGTCAAGGAATGTGAATGCTGATAAAGACAGGCAGCAGACAAATGCCATTTCCAGTCCATTTAGCACCTTCGTTTTCCAGTCCAGGTGTTTTGCAGCCTGTGTGCACCGCGTTCGtataaataactgtaaaaataGCT encodes:
- the SENP1 gene encoding sentrin-specific protease 1 isoform X2, with the translated sequence MRMEARDAARPNHGSAFKAFPGPRDPLCQPDSKFLPNKIGAFACPAGNASCALNYSPEIPCPESYRAVGEPRAFGSSANGQWRGLVPSLGSVPQKPRVSRGSYLDARKNPSGTSNSFVGKSNHHCHASAFPIKPAQSPSWSGPCRRSLLSPKKTPRRFISTAEETVREEEREIYRQLLQMVTGKQFSTSKPSSLFPFHLSRCSNSSKTVVKETPSKNSKLFEAPSLAPASSAASVLRAQEQPSHKPSLYSPPAYPSGVFQSSNSTAQHQQENLPASNAQSEGSDSVILLKVKDSRTPAPSLPFFQAELWIKELTSVYDSRARERWRQIEEQKALALQLQSQRLQEQEHSVQDLVDLNLRVPLEKEIPVTVVPEEKEDAKSADGEEEFPEITEEMEKEIKNVFRGGNQDEVLSEAFRLTITRKDIQTLNNLNWLNDEIINFYMNLLMERSKEKGLPAVHAFNTFFFTKLKTAGYQAVKRWTKKVDVFSVDLLLVPIHLGVHWCLAVVDFRKKTITYYDSMGGINSEACRILLQYLKQESLDKKRKEFDTNGWSLLSKKSQEIPQQMNGSDCGMFACKYADCITKDKPINFTQRPQPAWDSPWSRAGARHCPKALTPRKIVPLKPPSGLRLSWDPWRASPKNA
- the SENP1 gene encoding sentrin-specific protease 1 isoform X3, with product MRMEARDAARPNHGSAFKAFPGPRDPLCQPDSKFLPNKIGAFACPAGNASCALNYSPEIPCPESYRAVGEPRAFGSSANGQWRGLVPSLGSVPQKPRVSRGSYLDARKNPSGTSNSFVGKSNHHCHASAFPIKPAQSPSWSGPCRRSLLSPKKTPRRFISTAEETVREEEREIYRQLLQMVTGKQFSTSKPSSLFPFHLSRCSNSSKTVVKETPSKNSKLFEAPSLAPASSAASVLRAQEQPSHKPSLYSPPAYPSGVFQSSNSTAQHQQENLPASNAQSEGSDSVILLKVKDSRTPAPSLPFFQAELWIKELTSVYDSRARERWRQIEEQKALALQLQSQRLQEQEHSVQDLVDLNLRVPLEKEIPVTVVPEEKEDAKSADGEEEFPEITEEMEKEIKNVFRGGNQDEVLSEAFRLTITRKDIQTLNNLNWLNDEIINFYMNLLMERSKEKGLPAVHAFNTFFFTKLKTAGYQAVKRWTKKVDVFSVDLLLVPIHLGVHWCLAVVDFRKKTITYYDSMGGINSEACRILLQYLKQESLDKKRKEFDTNGWSLLSKKSQEIPQQMNGSDCGMFACKYADCITKDKPINFTQQHMPYFRKRMAWEILHRKLL
- the SENP1 gene encoding sentrin-specific protease 1 isoform X1 encodes the protein MRMEARDAARPNHGSAFKAFPGPRDPLCQPDSKFLPNKIGAFACPAGNASCALNYSPEIPCPESYRAVGEPRAFGSSANGQWRGLVPSLGSVPQKPRVSRGSYLDARKNPSGTSNSFVGKSNHHCHASAFPIKPAQSPSWSGPCRRSLLSPKKTPRRFISTAEETVREEEREIYRQLLQMVTGKQFSTSKPSSLFPFHLSRCSNSSKTVVKETPSKNSKLFEAPSLAPASSAASVLRAQEQPSHKPSLYSPPAYPSGVFQSSNSTAQHQQENLPASNAQSEGSDSVILLKVKDSRTPAPSLPFFQAELWIKELTSVYDSRARERWRQIEEQKALALQLQSQRLQEQEHSVQDLVDLNLRVPLEKEIPVTVVPEEKEDAKSADGEEEFPEITEEMEKEIKNVFRGGNQDEVLSEAFRLTITRKDIQTLNNLNWLNDEIINFYMNLLMERSKEKGLPAVHAFNTFFFTKLKTAGYQAVKRWTKKVDVFSVDLLLVPIHLGVHWCLAVVDFRKKTITYYDSMGGINSEACRILLQYLKQESLDKKRKEFDTNGWSLLSKKSQEIPQQMNGSDCGMFACKYADCITKDKPINFTQVNPALACAPCPRGGRGTGTWHFWVRVPTFFFFFFPRALCHLGGFKASPARLGLSLEQSWRKALPQGFNTTQNCSSEATLRPSVVLGSVARVPEKRVSWGKAPKPILRPARSGNESGAL